A portion of the Harpia harpyja isolate bHarHar1 chromosome 15, bHarHar1 primary haplotype, whole genome shotgun sequence genome contains these proteins:
- the ENPP4 gene encoding bis(5'-adenosyl)-triphosphatase ENPP4 isoform X2, whose protein sequence is MHLITCWKYFEVSTMNSMLTLLFSGIVACCAHSTGDSVSRLLLVSFDGFRADYLETYKLPHLQEFIEDGVLVKQVTNAFITKTFPNHYTIVTGLYEESHGIVANDMYDADAKKKFSQFNDSDPFWWNEAVPIWVTNQQQGNGASAAAMWPGTDVKINDTTPQFFLKYNFSVTFEERVEKIVAWLNSSNPVVSFATLYWEEPDASGHKYGPDDTENMRKVLEEVDNHIGFLTNKLKAFGLWDTINIIITSDHGMASCSAEKLIILDKCIGRNNYTLIDKSPVAAVLPRQNKRDVYNLLKKCNGHMKVYFKEEIPDRFHYRHNKRIQPIILVADEGWTIVQNESLSKRDHGYDNALPSMHPFLAARGPAFHRGYKQSTMNNVDIYPMMCHILGLTPQPHNGTFSNTKCLLADQWCANIPEAIGIVIGAFMILTTFTCIIIISKNRVAPPRPFSRLQLQYDDDDPLIG, encoded by the exons atgCATCTGATTACCTGCTGGAAATACTTTGAAGTATCAACAATGAACTCGATGTTAACATTGCTTTTTTCTGGAATAGTTGCCTGTTGTGCTCACTCTACTGGGGACTCAGTATCCAGGTTACTCCTTGTGTCCTTTGATGGCTTCAGGGCTGATTACTTGGAAACCTATAAACTTCCTCATCTTCAGGAGTTCATTGAGGATGGTGTGCTTGTAAAACAAGTTACAAATGCTTTTATCACCAAGACTTTCCCAAACCATTATACCATAGTGACAGGCTTATATGAAGAAAGCCATGGCATCGTGGCTAATGACATGTACGATGCAGATGCCAAGAAAAAGTTTTCACAGTTTAATGATTCGGATCCCTTCTGGTGGAATGAAGCAGTTCCAATTTGGGTAACAAATCAACAGCAAGGAAATGGAGCAAGTGCTGCTGCAATGTGGCCTGGTACCGATGTAAAAATTAACGATACGACCCCTCAATTCTTTTTGAAGTATAACTTTTCAGTAACGTTTGAAGAGAGAGTGGAGAAAATTGTTGCATGGCTGAACAGCTCTAATCCAGTAGTCAGTTTTGCTACATTATACTGGGAAGAACCAGATGCAAGTGGGCACAAGTATGGACCAGATGACACTGAGAACATGCGCAAAGTATTAGAAGAAGTGGATAATCATATTGGTTTCCTTACTAATAAATTGAAGGCTTTTGGTTTGTGGGACACTATTAATATCATAATAACAAGTGATCATGGAATGGCCTCCTGTTCTGCAGAGAAGCTAATTATCCTGGATAAATGCATTGGTCGCAATAACTATACTCTGATAGACAAGAGTCCGGTTGCTGCAGTGCTGCCAAGGCAGA ACAAAAGGGACGTGTATAACTTACTGAAAAAATGCAACGGTCACATGAAAGtatatttcaaagaagaaattccaGACAGATTTCATTATCGTCATAATAAGAGAATTCAACCCATAATTCTGGTTGCAGACGAAGGCTGGACAATTGTACAAAACGAGTCACTTTCAAAAC GTGACCATGGCTATGACAATGCTCTCCCAAGCATGCATCCGTTCCTGGCTGCTCGCGGGCCTGCTTTTCATCGGGGTTACAAGCAGAGCACAATGAACAACGTTGATATTTACCCCATGATGTGCCACATCCTGGGACTGACACCACAGCCCCACAATGGCACTTTCAGTAACACCAAGTGCTTGCTCGCTGACCAGTGGTGCGCAAATATTCCAGAAGCTATTGGGATAGTTATTGGGGCTTTTATGATACTGACTACTTTCACCTGCATTATAATAATCTCAAAGAATAGAGTAGCTCCCCCACGGCCATTTTCCCGACTTCAATTACAGTATGATGATGACGATCCTTTAATTGGATAG
- the ENPP4 gene encoding bis(5'-adenosyl)-triphosphatase ENPP4 isoform X1 codes for MHLITCWKYFEVSTMNSMLTLLFSGIVACCAHSTGDSVSRLLLVSFDGFRADYLETYKLPHLQEFIEDGVLVKQVTNAFITKTFPNHYTIVTGLYEESHGIVANDMYDADAKKKFSQFNDSDPFWWNEAVPIWVTNQQQGNGASAAAMWPGTDVKINDTTPQFFLKYNFSVTFEERVEKIVAWLNSSNPVVSFATLYWEEPDASGHKYGPDDTENMRKVLEEVDNHIGFLTNKLKAFGLWDTINIIITSDHGMASCSAEKLIILDKCIGRNNYTLIDKSPVAAVLPRQNKRDVYNLLKKCNGHMKVYFKEEIPDRFHYRHNKRIQPIILVADEGWTIVQNESLSKLGDHGYDNALPSMHPFLAARGPAFHRGYKQSTMNNVDIYPMMCHILGLTPQPHNGTFSNTKCLLADQWCANIPEAIGIVIGAFMILTTFTCIIIISKNRVAPPRPFSRLQLQYDDDDPLIG; via the exons atgCATCTGATTACCTGCTGGAAATACTTTGAAGTATCAACAATGAACTCGATGTTAACATTGCTTTTTTCTGGAATAGTTGCCTGTTGTGCTCACTCTACTGGGGACTCAGTATCCAGGTTACTCCTTGTGTCCTTTGATGGCTTCAGGGCTGATTACTTGGAAACCTATAAACTTCCTCATCTTCAGGAGTTCATTGAGGATGGTGTGCTTGTAAAACAAGTTACAAATGCTTTTATCACCAAGACTTTCCCAAACCATTATACCATAGTGACAGGCTTATATGAAGAAAGCCATGGCATCGTGGCTAATGACATGTACGATGCAGATGCCAAGAAAAAGTTTTCACAGTTTAATGATTCGGATCCCTTCTGGTGGAATGAAGCAGTTCCAATTTGGGTAACAAATCAACAGCAAGGAAATGGAGCAAGTGCTGCTGCAATGTGGCCTGGTACCGATGTAAAAATTAACGATACGACCCCTCAATTCTTTTTGAAGTATAACTTTTCAGTAACGTTTGAAGAGAGAGTGGAGAAAATTGTTGCATGGCTGAACAGCTCTAATCCAGTAGTCAGTTTTGCTACATTATACTGGGAAGAACCAGATGCAAGTGGGCACAAGTATGGACCAGATGACACTGAGAACATGCGCAAAGTATTAGAAGAAGTGGATAATCATATTGGTTTCCTTACTAATAAATTGAAGGCTTTTGGTTTGTGGGACACTATTAATATCATAATAACAAGTGATCATGGAATGGCCTCCTGTTCTGCAGAGAAGCTAATTATCCTGGATAAATGCATTGGTCGCAATAACTATACTCTGATAGACAAGAGTCCGGTTGCTGCAGTGCTGCCAAGGCAGA ACAAAAGGGACGTGTATAACTTACTGAAAAAATGCAACGGTCACATGAAAGtatatttcaaagaagaaattccaGACAGATTTCATTATCGTCATAATAAGAGAATTCAACCCATAATTCTGGTTGCAGACGAAGGCTGGACAATTGTACAAAACGAGTCACTTTCAAAAC TAGGTGACCATGGCTATGACAATGCTCTCCCAAGCATGCATCCGTTCCTGGCTGCTCGCGGGCCTGCTTTTCATCGGGGTTACAAGCAGAGCACAATGAACAACGTTGATATTTACCCCATGATGTGCCACATCCTGGGACTGACACCACAGCCCCACAATGGCACTTTCAGTAACACCAAGTGCTTGCTCGCTGACCAGTGGTGCGCAAATATTCCAGAAGCTATTGGGATAGTTATTGGGGCTTTTATGATACTGACTACTTTCACCTGCATTATAATAATCTCAAAGAATAGAGTAGCTCCCCCACGGCCATTTTCCCGACTTCAATTACAGTATGATGATGACGATCCTTTAATTGGATAG
- the ENPP5 gene encoding ectonucleotide pyrophosphatase/phosphodiesterase family member 5, whose translation MLPQKRGQIPFRIAMNCYWKILAIFLLFLPSALSLQPRALLVSFDGFRWDYIYKVSAPNFHYAMENGVHVKQVTNVFITKTYPNHYTMVTGLYAESHGIVANEMYDPILNETFSLNKMDIHNSKFWEEASPIWVTNQKEGHKTGAAMWPGTDVKIHGVFPTYYMPYNESVSFEDRVARLIDWFTSEEPINFGLLYWEQPDEMGHILGPENPLMGPIISDIDKKLGYLMSELKKAKLWDVINVIITSDHGMSQSSSERVIELDQYVNRELYEVIDHSPAVAILPKEGKLDEVYEALASAHPNMTVYKKEQIPDRFHYKHNSKIQPILAVADKGWEIVYNKSDGFQFGNHGYDNILPEMHPIFLAVGPAFRKNATKEVMNATDLYPLLCHLLGINPLPNNGSFNAVKDILAEEVPVAFGADTYATVVGVFLGSFLVMVFIAVFVKHFILTQANTMQMQRTEAAQPLLQD comes from the exons ATGCTGCCTCAGAAGAGGGGACAAATACCTTTCAGAATAGCCATGAACTGTTATTGGAAGATCCTGGCAATTTTCCTACTGTTTCTTCCAAGTGCATTGTCTCTTCAGCCCAGAGCATTGCTAGTATCTTTTGATGGATTTCGATGGGATTACATCTATAAAGTCTCAGCTCCCAATTTTCATTATGCCATGGAGAATGGTGTTCATGTCAAACAGGTCACTAATGTGTTTATAACGAAAACGTATCCTAATCATTATACAATGGTGACTGGTCTCTATGCAGAAAGCCATGGTATAGTTGCTAATGAGATGTATGATCCTATTCTGAATGAAACTTTTTCTCTGAACAAAATGGATATCCATAACTCCAAGTTCTGGGAAGAAGCCAGCCCAATATGGGTGACGAACCAGAAGGAAGGACATAAAACCGGTGCAGCTATGTGGCCTGGAACAGATGTGAAAATACATGGAGTCTTTCCTACGTATTATATGCCCTACAATGAATCTGTTTCCTTTGAAGATAGAGTTGCTAGGCTTATTGACTGGTTTACATCAGAAGAACCCATAAACTTTGGTCTCCTATATTGGGAACAGCCTGATGAGATGGGCCATATTCTGGGCCCAGAAAACCCACTTATGGGTCCAATAATTAGCGATATTGACAAAAAGCTGGGATATCTTATGTCTgaactgaagaaagcaaagctgtggGATGTGATAAATGTCATAATCACAAGTGATCATGGAATGTCACAGTCCTCCTCGGAACGGGTGATTGAGCTTGATCAGTATGTGAATAGAGAGCTCTATGAAGTCATCGACCATTCTCCTGCAGTAGCTATTTTGCCAAAAGAAG gcAAACTGGATGAAGTATATGAAGCTTTGGCCAGTGCTCATCCCAACATGACTGTATATAAAAAGGAGCAGATTCCGGATAGATTTCATTACAAACACAACAGTAAAATTCAGCCAATCTTAGCAGTGGCTGATAAAGGATGGGAAATTGTATATAATAAGTCTGATGGTTTTCAAT TTGGTAATCATGGATATGACAACATCTTACCAGAAATGCATCCAATTTTTTTGGCAGTTGGGCCTGCTTTCAGAAAGAATGCCACCAAAGAAGTCATGAATGCTACAGACTTGTACCCCTTGCTGTGCCATCTACTTGGTATTAACCCACTGCCAAACAATGGTTCGTTCAACGCTGTGAAAGATATACTTGCTGAAGAAGTTCCTGTAGCCTTTGGAGCAGACACCTATGCTACTGTTGTAGGAGTCTTTCTGGGCAGCTTTCTTGTTATGGTTTTTATTGCAGTTTTTGTTAAGCATTTTATCCTCACCCAAGCAAATACCATGCAAATGCAACGTACTGAAGCTGCCCAGCCACTGTTGCAAGATTAA